One region of Zingiber officinale cultivar Zhangliang chromosome 7B, Zo_v1.1, whole genome shotgun sequence genomic DNA includes:
- the LOC122005894 gene encoding uncharacterized protein At5g39865-like, whose translation MADCSKRLTPVSSFSSTSSSSSSSSGASLFKKSFSLLRSLSYNTQRRASSKILGRRLADEPKRPKLILYSTSLRSIRRTFGDCSAVRAILRGFHVSVDERDVSMDASFRRELQELLGKGRPVVLPQVYIGSRWLGGAEEIRQMHEAGELVKMLDGVAVQDPAIVCGACGGMRFIPCSNCYGSRKVFVEEEGRMRRCELCNENGLARCPHCCS comes from the coding sequence ATGGCCGATTGTTCCAAGAGGTTGACCCCTGTGTCGAGCTtttcctccacctcctcctcgtCGTCCTCGTCTTCCGGTGCTTCCCTATTCAAGAAGTCCTTCTCCCTTCTGCGATCGTTATCTTACAACACCCAACGGAGAGCCTCGTCGAAGATCCTCGGGCGGCGGCTCGCCGACGAGCCGAAGCGCCCCAAGTTGATTCTTTACTCCACCTCGCTCCGCAGCATCCGGCGCACCTTCGGGGACTGCTCCGCCGTCCGCGCCATCCTCCGCGGCTTCCACGTCTCCGTCGACGAGCGCGATGTTTCCATGGACGCATCCTTCCGCCGGGAGCTGCAGGAGTTGCTGGGGAAGGGCCGGCCGGTCGTTCTGCCCCAGGTGTACATTGGCAGCCGGTGGCTCGGCGGTGCGGAAGAGATCCGGCAGATGCACGAGGCCGGGGAGCTGGTGAAAATGCTCGATGGGGTTGCCGTTCAGGACCCTGCGATCGTCTGCGGTGCCTGCGGTGGGATGCGGTTCATCCCCTGCTCCAATTGCTATGGAAGCCGGAAGGTGTTTGTTGAGGAAGAAGGGAGGATGAGACGCTGTGAGCTCTGCAACGAGAATGGACTGGCACGATGCCCTCACTGCTGTTCATGA
- the LOC122005893 gene encoding PH, RCC1 and FYVE domains-containing protein 1-like, giving the protein MPAAGAVDHGRAAATAERDIEQAITALKKGAHLLKYGRKGKPKFCPFRLSNDETVLIWFSGKEEKHLKLSHVSRIMPGQRTAIFQRYPRPEKECHSFSLIYDDGSLDLICKDKDEAEVWFAGLKTLISRYPQRRRRTETRSNGVSSGTNSPKTYTCRSSPLSSPFDSGDGIQKLRSPYGSPPKNGLDKAFSDVLYTVPPRSFFASDSATVSVHSPSSGYSDNINSYTRGNSLDAFRVSMSSAISSSSQGSGHDDSDALGDVFIWGEGTGDGILGGGNTRVGFSSGAKMDSVLPKALESTTILDVQNVSCGRRHATLVTKQGEIYTWGEESGGMLGHGVDADVLQPKLVDSLANANVEFVACGEHHTCAVTLSGELYTWGDGIYNYGLLGHGNQVSHWFPKMVTGPLEGMRVSSVSCGPWHTAVVTSGGQLFTYGDGTFGVLGHGDRKSISIPKEVESLKDLRTVRVACGIWHTAAIVEVMSGNSSSNFSSGKLFTWGDGDKGRLGHGDKESRLVPTCVSDLIEPNFCQVACGNSLTVALTTSGHVYTMGSTVYGQLGNSVAEGKLPVRVEGKLLKSFVEEISCGDYHVAVLTSRTEVYTWGKGANGRLGHGDTDDRNSPTLVEALKDKQVRSVVCGASFTAAICIHKWLSGVDQSICSGCRLPFNFKRKRHNCYNCALVFCHSCSRKKSLRASMAPNPKKPHRVCDHCYNKLSKTFEIDSSSQSLVNRKGSSTQDLTEIIEEEKLDPVNVQVSKFSPVTSFKQMESRSFKRDKKFDFSSSRVSPVPNGSSQWSALNISKSFNPVFGTSKKFFSASVPGSRIVSRTSSPTSRRPSPPRSTTPTPTLGGLSSSKFMIQEERTTNEKLGQEVTRLRVQVENLNRKAQLQEVELERTAKQLKEAIAIAGEETAKCKAAKEVIKSLTTQLKDMAERLPVGAEKSSKCPSLSSLNHTSATPDMSDFSVANVEQLSISIASYELDSNGSYGNRYGPSSTSNSNKIGSVSEVGNGREEKISNSTLPSEWVQQHEPGVYITLTSLPGGMKDLKRVRFSRKRFSEKQAEQWWSENRARVYEQYNVRMVNRFPANAGNEVPT; this is encoded by the exons ATGCCGGCGGCGGGCGCGGTGGATCACGGTAGGGCTGCTGCGACCGCCGAGAGGGACATCGAGCAG GCTATTACTGCACTTAAGAAAGGAGCACACTTGCTAAAATATGGGCGAAAAGGAAAACCCAAATTTTGTCCATTTAGATTGTCCAAT GACGAGACTGTCCTAATATGGTTCTCTGGCAAAGAAGAGAAGCACCTCAAATTAAGTCACGTGTCAAGAATCATGCCTGGACAGCGCACT GCAATTTTTCAAAGATATCCACGACCTGAGAAGGAATGCCAttcattttctctcatatatGATGATGGGTCATTAGATCTT ATATGCAAAGATAAAGATGAGGCTGAAGTCTGGTTTGCTGGTCTAAAGACATTGATATCCCGTTATCCCCAGCGAAGACGGAGAACAGAGACAAGAAGCAATGGTGTATCATCGGGTACAAATAGTCCAAAGACATACACATGTAGAAGTTCACCTTTAAGCTCCCCATTTGACAGTGGAGATGGAATCCAAAAG CTTCGAAGTCCATATGGCAGCCCGCCAAAGAATGGTTTGGACAAGGCATTCTCTGATGTTCTATATACAGTGCCTCCAAGAAGCTTCTTTGCGTCGGATTCTGCTACGGTATCAGTCCATTCTCCGTCATCAGGATATTCAGACAACATAAATAGCTATACGAGGGGCAATTCATTGGATGCATTCAGGGTAAGCATGTCGAGTGCCATCAGTTCATCCAGTCAAGGCTCTGGTCATGACGACAGTGATGCTCTTGGTGATGTATTCATATGGGGGGAAGGAACTGGAGATGGAATTTTGGGTGGTGGAAATACTCGAGTTGGTTTCAGTTCAGGCGCTAAAATGGATTCTGTTTTACCAAAGGCTTTAGAATCTACAACCATACTTGACGTGCAGAATGTATCTTGTGGCAGAAGACATGCCACGCTGGTAACCAAGCAAGGTGAGATTTACACTTGGGGTGAGGAGTCAGGTGGTATGCTTGGGCATGGAGTAGATGCTGATGTCTTGCAACCAAAACTTGTAGATTCTCTTGCAAATGCGAATGTTGAATTTGTTGCCTGTGGTGAACATCATACTTGTGCTGTTACACTATCTGGAGAGCTCTATACTTGGGGTGATGGAATTTACAATTATGGGCTCCTTGGACATGGAAATCAAGTCAGTCATTGGTTCCCTAAAATGGTTACTGGACCATTGGAGGGTATGCGTGTCTCGTCAGTTTCTTGTGGACCTTGGCATACAGCAGTAGTAACCTCTGGAGGGCAACTGTTCACTTATGGAGATGGAACTTTTGGTGTGCTAGGTCATGGGGATCGCAAAAGCATTTCTATACCTAAAGAAGTAGAATCTCTTAAAGACCTCCGAACTGTGCGAGTAGCTTGTGGTATTTGGCATACAGCTGCGATCGTAGAAGTTATGTCTGGAAATTCATCGTCCAATTTCTCTTCAGGTAAATTATTTACGTGGGGCGATGGTGATAAAGGACGTCTTGGCCATGGAGACAAAGAATCTAGACTTGTACCCACATGTGTTTCTGACTTAATTGAACCAAATTTTTGTCAAGTTGCTTGTGGAAACAGCCTTACTGTAGCACTGACTACCTCTGGCCATGTTTATACAATGGGCAGTACAGTTTATGGTCAACTTGGAAATTCCGTAGCAGAGGGAAAGTTACCTGTCCGTGTTGAAGGAAAATTGCTTAAAAGTTTTGTGGAGGAAATCTCATGTGGTGATTATCATGTGGCAGTCTTGACTTCAAGAACTGAAGTCTATACCTGGGGTAAAGGAGCTAATGGCCGACTAGGACATGGTGATACTGATGACCGGAATTCCCCTACCCTAGTTGAAGCTTTAAAAGATAAACAGGTCAGAAGTGTCGTTTGTGGTGCTAGCTTTACTGCAGCAATTTGTATTCATAAGTGGCTTTCTGGTGTTGATCAGTCTATATGCTCAGGTTGCCGTTTGCCATTCAACTTCAAAAGGAAACGACATAACTGCTATAATTGTGCACTTGTCTTTTGCCATTCTTGCAGTAGAAAGAAGTCTCTTAGGGCTTCTATGGCACCGAATCCTAAGAAACCACATCGTGTGTGTGACCACTGCTATAACAAACTAAGCAAGACCTTTGAAATTGACTCTTCATCTCAGTCTTTAGTTAACAGAAAAGGAAGTTCAACACAGGATCTCACTGAAATTATTGAGGAGGAGAAGTTGGATCCTGTAAATGTGCAAGTTTCTAAATTTTCACCGGTGACATCCTTTAAACAAATGGAAAGTAGATCGTTCAAGAGAGACAAGAAATTTGATTTTAGTAGCAGTCGTGTATCTCCAGTTCCAAACGGAAGCTCACAATGGAGTGCCCttaatatttcaaaatcctttaatcCAGTATTTGGAACATCAAAAAAATTCTTCTCAGCTTCTGTTCCTGGTTCAAGGATTGTTTCTAGGACATCATCACCAACGTCCAGACGCCCCAGCCCTCCTCGTTCTACCACGCCAACACCAACACTTGGTGGGCTTAGTTCTTCAAAATTCATGATCCAGGAAGAGAGAACCACAAACGAAAAACTTGGCCAAGAAGTTACCAGGTTAAGAGTTCAG GTGGAAAATCTCAATCGCAAGGCGCAACTCCAAGAAGTTGAGTTGGAAAGAACAGCTAAGCAATTGAAAGAGGCAATTGCAATCGCAGGAGAGGAGACTGCAAAGTGCAAGGCAGCCAAAGAGGTTATCAAGTCACTAACTACACAA TTAAAGGACATGGCTGAGAGGTTACCAGTAGGAGCAGAAAAGAGCAGCAAATGCCCTTCTTTGTCATCGTTAAATCATACTTCTGCAACACCTGACATGTCCGACTTTTCAGTGGCAAATGTGGAGCAGTTAAGCATTAGCATAGCATCCTATGAGCTAGATTCAAACGGTTCGTATGGAAACAGATATGGTCCTAGTTCCACaagcaattctaataaaattggTTCAGTATCTGAAGTTGGGAATGGAAGAGAGGAGAAAATTTCCAACTCTACTCTTCCCTCCGAATGGGTCCAACAACATGAGCCTGGAGTGTATATTACTCTTACTTCTTTACCTGGAGGAATGAAAGATCTCAAGAGGGTTCGTTTCAG CCGGAAGAGATTCAGCGAAAAGCAGGCAGAGCAATGGTGGTCTGAGAACCGTGCCAGGGTATATGAGCAGTACAATGTGCGCATGGTGAACCGGTTCCCTGCAAATGCCGGCAATGAAGTGCCTACTTAG